The following are encoded together in the Oncorhynchus clarkii lewisi isolate Uvic-CL-2024 chromosome 25, UVic_Ocla_1.0, whole genome shotgun sequence genome:
- the LOC139383415 gene encoding F-box only protein 30-like has product MEELHTHCLNCVNRRCMIRTETGMSCDLIGCPLVCGAVFHSCKEEEHHLLCPFERVPCLNTGFGCPFTIPRIKMAKHLETCPASVVCCTMEWNRWPVSYSDRKSYEHLSNVEVVEQLDMALALQDQRMLLESLRVTTNTSKNRSSKSAEETCYKIADVMSSVPETDISNGTVEMDEAAALTNGVVEMEDDDESYSEVHKIKLAATLAVLRTAKDIDLISVNVENGEREGVLHRGEDSDNHNDLKNVEMKASDTESGCELGAVGGVGVDCGFGTDGQGDESYWKESSEEVEKDHVMGLAEVGCPPLSNGFNLAGDNQNHLRQREWMDLSRSPPRRSEVNRFSDFRLVMPYLSMPNIVAPLETSGPHHPPLPIHLPLPMPLPNLEPYNILQHLPLEIEDRWLERKLQNLQVLRGMSVFTFNGRRALMSDPYLFRAKMEDKSVDTSDLEVTDDPLGLHGIDLITAALLFCLGDSPGGRSISDSRFVDGYHVDFGTQTFSFPSAILATNTMVGDIASASACDHASPQLSNPSPFHSLRLDLVLECVARYQTKQRTMFTFVCGQLFRRDEFSSHFKNVHGDIHAGLNGWLEHRCPLAYYGCTYSQRRFCPSVQGSRIIHDRHLGSFGVRPDMPPQYGDKTLPRNACRFGSTCDHLSSLPFELQQYVASFLDGFSLCQFSRVSRTMRDVCGSLLQSRGMVVLLWENTRRPDGLSSWQIQNKVWRFSTAFGTVKEWKFANITSMADHLKKCKFNTITCRDEAIPLPCMCLSRELTKEGRSLRSVLKPVL; this is encoded by the exons ATGGAGGAGCTCCATACCCACTGCCTGAACTGTGTGAACCGGAGGTGTATGATTCGCACAGAGACTGGTATGTCCTGTGATCTCATTGGCTGTCCTCTTGTCTGTGGGGCAGTCTTCCACTCCTGTAAAGAGGAGGAGCATCATTTACTATGCCCGTTTGAAAGAGTGCCTTGCCTCAACACTGGATTTGGGTGCCCTTTCACTATCCCCCGGATTAAGATGGCTAAACACCTTGAGACGTGCCCGGCCAGTGTGGTGTGTTGCACCATGGAGTGGAACCGTTGGCCTGTGAGCTATTCAGACAGGAAGTCCTATGAGCATTTGAGCAATGTTGAAGTGGTGGAGCAGCTAGACATGGCCCTGGCTCTGCAAGATCAGAGGATGCTACTGGAGTCTCTTAGAGTCACCACCAACACGTCAAAGAACAGATCTAGTAAATCGGCTGAGGAAACGTGTTACAAGATCGCTGATGTAATGTCAAGTGTACCAGAGACTGACATTAGTAATGGAACGGTTGAAATGGATGAGGCTGCTGCTTTGACTAATGGAGTGGTTGAAATGGAAGATGATGATGAGTCTTATAGTGAGGTACACAAAATAAAGTTAGCAGCTACCTTGGCCGTCCTCAGAACTGCCAAGGACATAGACTTGATCAGTGTAAATGTTGAAAAcggtgagagagaaggggttcTCCATAGGGGAGAGGACAGTGATAATCATAATGATTTGAAGAATGTAGAGATGAAGGCAAGTGACACAGAGTCGGGCTGTGAGCTCGGAGCAGTGGGCGGAGTCGGAGTGGACTGTGGATTTGGAACAGACGGGCAGGGAGACGAGAGCTATTGGAAAGAGTCTTCAGAGGAAGTGGAGAAGGACCATGTGATGGGTCTTGCTGAGGTGGGTTGTCCTCCTCTCAGTAATGGTTTCAACCTTGCAGGAGACAACCAAAATCACTTGAGACAGCGTGAGTGGATGGATCTGAGCAGATCTCCACCCAGACGCTCTGAAGTCAACAGGTTTTCAGACTTCAGGCTGGTGATGCCTTATCTCTCCATGCCTAATATAGTAGCACCCCTGGAGACCTCTGGGCCCCACCATCCACCACTACCCATCCACCTGCCTCTTCCCATGCCTCTCCCTAATCTGGAGCCCTACAACATACTCCAGCATCTGCCCTTGGAGATAGAAGACAGGTGGCTGGAGAGGAAACTTCAGAACCTCCAGGTGCTCAGAGGGATGAGTGTGTTTACATTTAACGGGCGCAGGGCTCTGATGTCTGACCCCTATCTGTTCAGAGCCAAAATGGAGGACAAGTCAGTGGACACCTCAGACCTGGAGGTAACTGACGATCCATTGGGGCTCCATGGAATCGACCTGATCACGGCAGCACTGCTCTTCTGTCTGGGGGACTCCCCTGGGGGCCGCAGCATCTCAGACAGCAGGTTTGTAGACGGCTACCACGTCGACTTTGGTACCCAGACCTTCTCCTTCCCCTCGGCTATACTGGCCACTAACACCATGGTGGGGGATATCGCCTCAGCGTCGGCCTGTGATCACGCCAGCCCTCAGCTTTCCAACCCCAGCCCCTTCCACTCTCTCCGGCTGGACCTGGTTCTGGAGTGCGTGGCCCGTTACCAGACCAAGCAGCGCACCATGTTCACTTTCGTGTGTGGACAGCTGTTCCGCAGGGACGAGTTCTCTTCGCATTTCAAAAACGTTCACGGGGACATCCACGCCGGCCTGAACGGCTGGCTGGAGCACCGCTGTCCCCTGGCCTACTACGGCTGCACCTATTCCCAGAGACGCTTCTGTCCCTCTGTTCAGGGCTCCAGGATCATCCATGACAGACACCTGGGCTCGTTTGGGGTGCGGCCCGACATGCCTCCCCAGTACGGCGATAAAACCCTCCCCAGGAATGCCTGTCGGTTCGGGTCCACCTGCGACCACCTGAGCTCCTTGCCCTTCGAGCTGCAACAGTATGTGGCCAGTTTCCTGGATGGCTTCAGCCTGTGCCAGTTTTCCAGGGTCTCTCGGACAATGAGGGATGTGTGTGGCAGTTTACTGCAGTCCAGAGGCATGGTGGTGCTGCTCTGGGAGAACACACGAAGGCCTGATGGGTTATCCTCATGGCAGATCCAAAACAAG GTGTGGCGATTTAGCACAGCCTTCGGTACAGTGAAGGAGTGGAAGTTTGCCAACATCACCAGTATGGCTGACCATCTGAAGAAGTGCAAGTTTAACACCATCACCTGTCGGGACGAGGCCATCCCTCTGCCCTGCATGTGCTTATCCAGAGAGCTCACCAAAGAGGGACGCTCACTGCGCTCAGTCCTCAAGCCAGTATTATGA
- the LOC139383417 gene encoding forkhead box protein O3a has protein sequence MAEVPHNDIDIDPDFEPQKRPRSCTWPLPRPESNTGKPESNDGIIPEDEEDYVTAPSISSSTPVNNLNGGITIPQNTNNLSEHQTPPITTKKEVLTPTSKEEAGSSQTHAITALNGLASQPRKSSTRRNAWGNYSYADLIAQAIESSPDQRLTLAQIYDWMVRSVTYFKDKGDSNSSAGWKNSIRHNLSLHSRFMRVHNEGTGKSSWWMVNPEVGKSGKAPRRRAVSMDNGNKLIKGARGRAAKKASLGLQTFQDGSSESLSLSSSLSKWTGSPTSRSSDELDTWTDFRSRTNSNASTVSGRLSPILANPELDEPLDDDSIAPLYSSPSRLSPSTATLGLGDMALTMNLNDGLPDHLMGDFLDNISLTASQQPQGQEVESRTNQTGSSVFTYTCPGSSSSLVVPSSGSFGPPGTIFLLSPPPSVASLRQSPMQTIQENHQASFSCLSSRFNNHHTLQDQMNLETHGSHVSDVMLTHSDPMMSQASASVTLSLNYQRNAMLLLKDPMSSSIRDCAAGPNSQTPPVPGWWAQAGLSTPDNEVLCSSNELAQQANQILQHLPSPSRNDCMQLGGSGTNGRSGSLLQLNAQDHFPIPSDPDLEVFNGRLDCDIRNELMDADCLGLCFDRSPLRSGTQTTNNLSTAGGFSSSKQTSSSPSWIPS, from the exons ATGGCTGAAGTACCGCACAATGATATTGACATCGATCCGGACTTCGAGCCCCAGAAACGACCGAGGTCTTGTACCTGGCCTCTGCCTCGACCGGAGTCCAACACAGGGAAGCCCGAATCGAACGATGGCATCATCCCGGAGGACGAGGAGGATTATGTCACAGCGCCCAGCATCTCTAGCTCCACTCCTGTCAACAATTTGAATGGTGGCATAACTATACCTCAGAACACAAATAACTTATCTGAACACCAAACCCCCCCCATCACCACTAAGAAAGAAGTACTAACCCCAACTTCAAAAGAGGAGGCCGGGTCTTCACAGACGCATGCTATCACAGCTCTCAATGGCCTGGCCTCCCAACCTAGGAAGTCCTCAACTCGAAGGAATGCCTGGGGGAACTACTCCTATGCGGACCTCATCGCCCAGGCCATAGAGAGCTCCCCGGACCAGAGGCTGACGTTAGCCCAGATCTATGATTGGATGGTGAGATCTGTCACTTACTTCAAGGACAAAGGGGACAGCAACAGCTCTGCAGGCTGGAAG AACTCCATCCGACACAACCTGTCTCTCCACAGTCGATTCATGCGGGTGCATAATGAAGGAACGGGGAAGAGTTCCTGGTGGATGGTCAACCCAGAGGTTGGGAAAAGTGGCAAAGCTCCACGACGACGGGCCGTATCCATGGACAACGGCAACAAGCTGATCAAAGGTGCTCGAGGCCGAGCCGCGAAGAAGGCATCTCTAGGCCTACAGACCTTCCAAGATGGCAGCTCCGAGAGTTTATCTTTGTCCTCTAGCCTGTCCAAGTGGACAGGAAGTCCCACGTCTCGCAGCAGCGACGAACTGGACACCTGGACAGACTTCAGGTCACGTACCAACTCCAACGCCAGCACGGTCAGTGGCCGCCTCTCCCCTATCCTGGCCAACCCGGAACTGGACGAGCCTCTGGATGACGACTCGATCGCGCCCCTCTACTCCAGTCCCAGCAGATTGTCCCCCTCCACCGCCACCCTCGGTCTGGGCGACATGGCCCTTACTATGAACCTCAACGACGGGCTCCCTGACCATCTGATGGGCGACTTTCTTGACAACATCAGCCTGACGGCGTCCCAGCAGCCCCAGGGGCAGGAAGTGGAGAGCAGAACCAATCAGACGGGGAGCTCAGTGTTTACCTACACGTGTCCAGGAAGCAGCAGTAGTCTGGTCGTCCCGTCCTCCGGCAGCTTCGGCCCTCCCGGCACCATCTTCCTGCTCAGCCCTCCACCCTCAGTGGCCTCCCTACGTCAGTCCCCCATGCAGACCATCCAGGAGAACCACCAAGCTTCCTTCTCCTGCCTGTCCTCTCGTTTCAACAACCACCACACTCTGCAAGACCAAATGAACCTGGAGACCCATGGCAGCCATGTCAGTGACGTCATGCTCACACACTCTGACCCGATGATGTCACAAGCCAGCGCCTCTGTGACTTTGTCCCTGAATTACCAGCGGAATGCTATGCTACTCCTCAAGGACCCTATGTCATCATCAATCCGGGACTGTGCTGCAGGTCCAAATTCACAGACTCCCCCAGTGCCCGGTTGGTGGGCTCAGGCTGGCTTGTCAACACCTGACAATGAAGTCTTGTGCTCAAGCAATGAATTGGCCCAGCAGGCCAACCAGATTCTCCAGCACCTCCCATCTCCCAGTAGAAATGATTGTATGCAGCTTGGTGGCTCTGGTACCAACGGCAGATCTGGAAGCCTTTTGCAGTTGAATGCTCAGGACCACTTCCCAATACCTTCAGACCCTGATCTGGAGGTGTTCAACGGCAGACTGGACTGTGACATACGTAATGAGCTGATGGACGCTGACTGCCTTGGCTTATGTTTTGACCGCTCTCCCCTGCGCTCTGGCACTCAGACCACTAATAACTTAAGTACAGCAGGGGGATTCTCCAGCTCCAAACAAACCTCTTCTTCCCCAAGCTGGATTCCAAGCTAG